The following proteins are encoded in a genomic region of Catellatospora sp. TT07R-123:
- the dnaB gene encoding replicative DNA helicase, which produces MLSKDAIADVVEILRANDFYKPAHSTIFEAVLDLYGRGEPADLITVAAVLEAKAELSRVGGAPYLHTLIATVPTAANASYYARIVSERAVLRRLVEAGTKIVQLGYGSAAGTGRDVDDVVDLAQQAVYDVTERRVSEDFAVLADMIQPTLDEIEAVGAADGTMRGVPTGFQDLDGLLSGLQAGQLIIVAGRPGLGKALALDTPLPTPAGWTTMGEVGPGDWLIGADGRPTQVSHAFDVMHDRPCYEVEFSDGSTIVADADHLWKTTTRASRRQRAETKAAHQWPEAARAQAEAVLREAMAQDDVLVTLREAESFAGPVFRHVLQVVAAEVGSSAKVIRQYERNGQPWNRAWPAYSRQALMQALRQRVDRLMNAETTAAPVEPVTTEQIAATLHHPADGRLNHAVENTAALALPERTDLPVPPYTLGAWLGDGHSLAARITTADPEMVTYIEADGFSMMPESGLYLYSIKVPELPPLADRVCVVCGEQFTPQAVSVYTCGRSCGGRSKGMVPPEDREGCATCGKVTPATGGVSRRCAECHARFGSFLGYLRAAGVYGDKHVPAAYLRASERQRRDLLAGLMDTDGTVAPTGNLQLTSTSAKLADTMQELVISLGYRCTVTTRRVKGRTPESSTAYTLNFSTADEIFRLERKKLAHKERCRTRNLTRTGIRYVVAVRPVASVPVRCVTVDNTDHLYLAGRSMIPTHNSTASMDFARNAAIRANAASAIFSLEMSKTEIVMRLLSAEAKVPLHVLRSGKLSDDDWTKLARCMGEISEAPIFVDDTPNMNLMEIRAKARRLKQRHNLKLIVVDYLQLMSSPKKTESRQQEVSELSRGLKLLAKEVECPVIAVSQLNRGPEQRTDKRPQLSDLRESGSIEQDADIVILLHRDDYYDKESPRAGEADFIVAKHRNGPTDTITVAAQLHFSRFVDMAFG; this is translated from the coding sequence ATGCTGTCGAAGGACGCCATCGCCGACGTGGTCGAGATCCTGCGCGCCAACGACTTCTACAAGCCCGCGCACTCGACCATCTTCGAGGCCGTGCTCGATCTGTACGGTCGCGGCGAGCCCGCCGACCTGATCACCGTCGCGGCGGTGCTGGAGGCCAAGGCCGAGCTGTCCCGGGTCGGCGGCGCGCCGTACCTGCACACGCTGATCGCGACGGTCCCCACCGCGGCCAACGCCTCCTACTACGCGCGCATCGTCAGCGAGCGCGCCGTGCTGCGCCGCCTCGTCGAGGCGGGCACGAAGATCGTGCAGCTCGGCTACGGCTCGGCCGCGGGCACCGGCCGCGACGTCGACGACGTCGTCGACCTCGCCCAGCAGGCCGTCTACGACGTCACCGAGCGCCGCGTCAGCGAGGACTTCGCCGTGCTCGCCGACATGATCCAGCCGACGCTGGACGAGATCGAGGCCGTGGGCGCCGCCGACGGCACCATGCGCGGGGTGCCCACCGGCTTCCAGGACCTCGACGGACTGCTCAGCGGGCTCCAGGCGGGCCAGCTCATCATCGTCGCCGGTCGACCGGGCCTCGGCAAGGCCCTGGCGCTGGACACGCCGCTGCCGACGCCCGCCGGTTGGACGACCATGGGCGAAGTCGGCCCTGGCGACTGGCTCATCGGCGCCGACGGCCGACCGACGCAGGTGTCGCACGCGTTCGACGTGATGCACGATCGCCCGTGTTACGAGGTCGAGTTCTCCGACGGTTCGACCATCGTTGCCGACGCCGACCATCTCTGGAAGACCACCACCCGGGCAAGCCGTCGGCAGCGAGCCGAGACCAAGGCGGCCCACCAGTGGCCGGAGGCTGCCCGAGCCCAGGCTGAGGCCGTGCTCCGCGAGGCGATGGCCCAGGACGACGTGCTCGTGACGCTCCGCGAGGCGGAGTCGTTCGCCGGTCCGGTCTTCCGGCACGTGCTGCAGGTCGTCGCCGCTGAGGTCGGTTCGAGCGCGAAGGTGATCCGGCAGTACGAGCGGAATGGCCAGCCCTGGAACCGGGCCTGGCCGGCGTATTCGCGACAGGCGCTGATGCAGGCACTGCGCCAGCGGGTCGACCGGCTGATGAACGCGGAGACGACAGCAGCCCCGGTCGAACCCGTCACGACGGAGCAGATCGCGGCCACGCTGCACCACCCCGCCGACGGCAGGCTCAACCATGCGGTGGAGAACACCGCCGCCCTGGCACTTCCGGAGCGAACGGACCTGCCTGTCCCGCCGTACACACTCGGCGCCTGGCTCGGCGACGGGCATTCGCTGGCCGCTCGGATCACGACCGCCGACCCGGAGATGGTCACCTATATCGAGGCTGACGGGTTCTCGATGATGCCGGAGTCCGGCCTGTACCTGTACTCGATCAAAGTGCCGGAGCTGCCTCCGCTCGCCGACCGTGTGTGCGTGGTCTGCGGCGAACAGTTCACTCCCCAGGCCGTCAGTGTCTACACCTGTGGTCGATCCTGCGGCGGCCGGTCGAAGGGGATGGTGCCGCCAGAGGACCGCGAGGGCTGCGCCACGTGCGGCAAGGTCACTCCCGCCACCGGCGGGGTGTCCCGGCGGTGTGCCGAGTGCCATGCCCGGTTCGGGTCGTTCCTCGGATATCTGCGGGCCGCCGGTGTCTACGGTGACAAGCACGTCCCCGCCGCTTATCTCCGTGCTTCCGAGCGCCAGCGGCGCGACTTGCTCGCCGGGCTGATGGACACCGACGGAACGGTCGCGCCCACCGGCAACCTCCAGCTCACGTCGACCAGCGCGAAACTGGCCGACACCATGCAGGAACTGGTTATCAGCCTGGGCTACCGCTGCACCGTCACGACCAGGCGGGTGAAGGGCCGGACCCCGGAGTCCTCCACGGCGTACACCCTGAACTTCTCCACCGCAGACGAGATCTTCCGCCTGGAACGCAAGAAGCTTGCGCACAAGGAGCGCTGCCGGACGAGGAACCTGACCCGGACCGGCATCCGGTACGTGGTCGCTGTGCGACCGGTCGCCAGTGTCCCCGTGCGATGTGTGACCGTCGACAACACCGACCACCTGTACCTGGCAGGCAGGTCGATGATCCCGACGCACAACAGCACCGCGTCGATGGACTTCGCCCGTAACGCAGCGATCCGGGCGAACGCGGCCAGCGCCATCTTCTCGCTGGAAATGTCGAAGACCGAGATCGTCATGCGCCTGCTGTCGGCCGAGGCCAAGGTGCCGCTGCACGTGCTGCGCTCGGGCAAGCTGTCCGACGACGACTGGACCAAGCTCGCCCGGTGCATGGGCGAGATCTCCGAGGCGCCGATCTTCGTCGACGACACCCCGAACATGAACCTGATGGAGATCCGGGCCAAGGCGCGCCGCCTCAAGCAGCGGCACAACCTGAAGCTGATCGTCGTCGACTACCTCCAGCTGATGAGCTCGCCGAAGAAGACCGAGAGCCGCCAGCAGGAGGTCTCCGAGCTGTCCCGTGGCCTCAAGCTGCTGGCCAAGGAGGTCGAGTGCCCGGTGATCGCGGTGAGCCAGCTGAACCGCGGCCCGGAGCAGCGCACCGACAAGCGGCCCCAGCTGTCCGACCTGCGTGAGTCCGGCTCGATCGAGCAGGACGCCGACATCGTGATCCTGCTGCACCGCGACGACTACTACGACAAGGAGTCGCCGCGCGCGGGTGAGGCCGACTTCATCGTGGCCAAGCACCGTAACGGCCCCACCGACACCATCACGGTCGCCGCGCAGCTGCACTTCTCCCGCTTCGTGGACATGGCCTTCGGCTGA
- a CDS encoding von Willebrand factor type A domain-containing protein translates to MKRLSAPAILLAVALAAAGCSAGEPSTSADRPAPPGPQAGADRDQGAAVDPQRDNQSTFALDVDTASYTYAAGRIADGRLPDANTVRPEEFVNAFDQHYPQPRGDGFAVHVDGTRVPGSHAGSSSLRLLRIGLQTRAEDAGQRRDAALTFVIDVSGSMGDPGRLDLVSDALHTLVDQLRPTDAVAIVTFNDSAKVVRRMTRVSEKEDLHAAIDSLRAGGSTNLGAGLVTGYQTARDGFRDGYSNRVILLSDGLANTGNTDADRMLRQVRAEADKQIALLGVGVGSDYGDALMERLADRGDGFVVYVSERRQARDVFVRRLPATLSLRALDAKAQVTFDSATVESYQLIGYDDRRVADQDFRNDRVDGGEVGPGHSVTALYLVKLVPEARGRVAQVRVRWLDPVSKEASEAYESVEAADLDGTFDRADPRLRVCYAAAFFAVALRGGADGRPDVAELARIADTAAGELDDRAVDDLADMIHDAQPLLGR, encoded by the coding sequence ATGAAGCGACTCAGCGCCCCCGCCATCCTGCTCGCCGTCGCGCTCGCCGCGGCAGGCTGCTCCGCGGGCGAACCCTCGACCTCCGCCGACCGCCCAGCCCCGCCCGGACCGCAGGCCGGGGCCGACCGCGACCAGGGCGCCGCCGTCGACCCCCAGCGCGACAACCAGTCCACCTTCGCCCTGGACGTGGACACCGCCTCCTACACGTACGCGGCGGGCCGGATCGCCGACGGGCGGCTGCCCGACGCGAACACCGTGCGCCCCGAGGAGTTCGTCAACGCCTTCGACCAGCACTATCCGCAGCCCCGCGGCGACGGGTTCGCGGTGCACGTGGACGGCACGCGGGTGCCCGGAAGCCATGCGGGCTCGTCGTCGCTGCGGCTGCTGCGCATCGGTTTGCAGACCCGCGCCGAGGACGCCGGGCAGCGTAGGGACGCCGCGCTGACGTTCGTGATCGACGTGTCCGGCTCGATGGGCGACCCCGGCCGGCTCGACCTGGTCTCCGACGCGCTGCACACCCTGGTCGACCAGCTCCGCCCGACCGACGCGGTCGCGATCGTCACCTTCAACGACAGCGCGAAGGTGGTGCGCCGGATGACCCGGGTGTCGGAGAAGGAGGACCTGCACGCCGCGATCGACTCGCTGCGCGCGGGCGGCAGCACCAACCTGGGCGCGGGCCTGGTGACCGGCTACCAGACCGCGCGGGACGGCTTCCGCGACGGCTACAGCAACCGGGTGATCCTGCTCTCGGACGGCCTGGCCAACACCGGAAACACCGACGCCGACCGGATGCTGCGCCAGGTGCGCGCGGAGGCCGACAAGCAGATCGCGCTGCTGGGCGTAGGCGTCGGCAGCGACTACGGCGACGCGCTGATGGAGCGGCTGGCCGACCGCGGCGACGGGTTCGTCGTGTACGTCTCCGAGCGGCGCCAGGCCCGCGACGTCTTCGTCCGCAGGCTGCCCGCGACGCTGTCGCTGCGCGCACTCGACGCCAAGGCCCAGGTCACGTTCGACTCCGCGACCGTCGAGAGCTACCAGCTCATCGGGTACGACGACCGCCGCGTCGCCGACCAGGACTTCCGCAACGACCGCGTCGACGGCGGCGAGGTCGGCCCGGGGCACTCGGTGACCGCGCTGTACCTGGTCAAGCTGGTGCCCGAGGCGCGCGGCCGGGTGGCGCAGGTGCGGGTCCGCTGGCTGGACCCGGTGAGCAAGGAGGCGTCCGAGGCGTACGAGTCGGTCGAGGCCGCCGACCTGGACGGCACGTTCGACCGGGCCGACCCGCGGCTGCGGGTCTGCTACGCGGCGGCCTTCTTCGCGGTGGCGCTGCGCGGCGGCGCCGACGGCCGCCCGGACGTGGCCGAGCTGGCCCGCATCGCCGACACGGCCGCGGGCGAGCTGGACGACCGCGCGGTCGACGACCTCGCCGACATGATCCACGACGCCCAGCCGCTGCTGGGCCGCTGA
- a CDS encoding glycosyltransferase 87 family protein, translated as MTSASGRPARDLWRRIDRAAGGLAADLGLYALSALFAGFTGAGSTLAPHRAWGAVAVWGYAAACAAVVVQLLIRYAASRAPATPKLTGPTARAAVTAVTWLVVTLLPLLLQAAARAGGAGDRAQEEVLVVEASARRLLDTGTPYLGRDAIAGLSDPLLGYTPYQPGMAVFGLPRALFGAAAWTDARVWFALATAACVVAAAALLRRPGTGGTQVQDSLLVRAVQAATVLPLCALTLATGGDDLPVLALCLLALALAARRRFGWAGAAIGAAAAMKLLAWPVVVVLAAYALVRRRGIRYAAGAVGLPVLAMLPPLLVEPAAFIENVIRFPTGHGLVTSPAASPLLGRLLAEHVPAGRTVALALLGLTALAIAAWLLRHPPRSAATVAAVCAVGLLAAIILMPATRFGYLLYPATLALWAAPLFSVDHELMARVDGVSGAQLPDQLSKA; from the coding sequence ATGACCAGCGCATCCGGCCGCCCCGCCCGTGACCTGTGGCGCCGGATCGACCGGGCCGCCGGCGGCCTGGCCGCCGACCTCGGGCTGTACGCCCTGAGCGCGCTGTTCGCCGGGTTCACCGGCGCCGGGTCGACGCTGGCGCCGCACCGGGCCTGGGGCGCCGTCGCGGTCTGGGGCTACGCCGCCGCCTGCGCCGCCGTCGTGGTCCAGCTGCTCATCCGGTACGCCGCGAGCCGGGCGCCCGCCACGCCCAAGCTCACCGGCCCCACCGCCCGCGCCGCCGTCACCGCGGTGACCTGGCTGGTCGTCACGCTGCTGCCGCTGCTCCTCCAGGCCGCCGCGCGCGCCGGGGGAGCCGGCGACCGGGCCCAGGAGGAGGTGCTGGTCGTCGAGGCGTCCGCCCGGCGCCTGCTCGACACCGGCACGCCCTACCTCGGGCGGGATGCCATCGCGGGGCTGTCCGATCCGCTGCTCGGCTACACGCCGTACCAGCCGGGGATGGCGGTCTTCGGCCTGCCGCGCGCGCTGTTCGGCGCAGCGGCCTGGACCGACGCCCGGGTCTGGTTCGCCCTCGCCACCGCGGCCTGCGTGGTCGCCGCGGCCGCCCTGCTCCGCCGCCCCGGCACCGGCGGCACGCAGGTCCAGGACAGCCTCCTGGTGCGCGCCGTCCAGGCGGCCACCGTGCTGCCGCTGTGCGCGCTGACCCTGGCGACCGGCGGCGACGATCTGCCGGTGCTGGCCCTGTGCCTGCTCGCACTCGCGCTGGCGGCCCGGCGGCGGTTCGGCTGGGCGGGAGCCGCCATCGGCGCCGCCGCCGCGATGAAGCTGCTCGCCTGGCCGGTCGTGGTGGTGCTCGCCGCGTACGCCCTGGTCCGCCGCCGGGGCATCCGCTACGCCGCCGGGGCGGTGGGCCTGCCCGTGCTGGCCATGCTGCCGCCGCTGCTGGTCGAACCGGCGGCGTTCATCGAGAACGTGATCCGGTTCCCCACCGGCCACGGCCTGGTCACCAGCCCGGCCGCGTCACCGCTGCTGGGACGCCTGCTCGCCGAGCACGTCCCGGCGGGCCGCACCGTGGCCCTGGCCCTGCTCGGCCTCACCGCCCTGGCCATCGCCGCCTGGCTGCTGCGCCACCCGCCCCGCTCCGCCGCCACGGTGGCCGCCGTCTGCGCCGTCGGCCTGCTGGCAGCCATCATCCTGATGCCCGCCACCCGCTTCGGCTACCTCCTCTACCCCGCCACCCTCGCCCTCTGGGCCGCCCCGCTCTTCTCCGTCGATCATGAACTTATGGCACGGGTCGACGGCGTGTCGGGGGCACAGCTTCCTGATCAACTCAGCAAGGCGTAG
- the crcB gene encoding fluoride efflux transporter CrcB, which produces MTVLLVALGAAVGAPLRYLADRAVQARHDSVFPWGTLAVNVVGSFVLGALAGGAATSDLAALLGTGFCGALTTYSTFGYETLKLAESGAKGYAVLNAALSITLGLLAAAAGYALLS; this is translated from the coding sequence GTGACGGTGCTGCTGGTGGCGCTGGGCGCGGCGGTGGGGGCGCCGCTGCGATACCTGGCCGACCGGGCGGTGCAGGCCCGCCATGACTCGGTCTTCCCCTGGGGGACGCTGGCGGTGAACGTGGTCGGCTCGTTCGTGCTCGGCGCGCTGGCCGGCGGCGCGGCGACCAGCGATCTCGCGGCCCTGCTCGGCACCGGCTTCTGCGGCGCCCTGACCACGTACTCCACCTTCGGCTACGAGACCCTCAAGCTCGCCGAGTCCGGCGCCAAGGGCTACGCCGTCCTCAACGCCGCCCTCAGCATCACCCTCGGCCTGCTCGCCGCAGCGGCCGGCTACGCCTTGCTGAGTTGA
- the moaCB gene encoding bifunctional molybdenum cofactor biosynthesis protein MoaC/MoaB — MTHVDAKGAARMVDVAGKEITVRSAVAAGRVRTTAAVLDLLAGAGVPKGDALGVARLAGIMAAKRTPELIPLCHPIAVHGVTVDLSLATDGVEITATVRTADRTGVEMEALTCVATAGLALIDMIKAVDPAASIEQVRVLRKEGGKTGLWVRDDTPEPSPATVVPNTGTPRAHVVVASTRAATGVYADTGGPLLADGLRAMGCEVTGVTVVPDGEPVRQALLAALADRPDAIVTTGGTGISPTDRTPEVTRALVDYEVTGIADAVRAAGATPLAALSRGIAGVAGRTLVVNLPGSTGGIRDGLAVLAKVLPHAVEQLRGADHATQPGPAAGLGSNP; from the coding sequence CTGACTCATGTGGACGCCAAAGGCGCCGCGCGGATGGTGGACGTCGCCGGCAAAGAGATCACGGTGCGTAGCGCGGTCGCGGCCGGGCGGGTGCGCACCACGGCGGCGGTGCTGGACCTGCTGGCGGGAGCGGGCGTGCCGAAGGGCGATGCGCTCGGCGTCGCCCGGCTGGCCGGGATCATGGCGGCGAAGCGCACTCCGGAACTCATACCGCTGTGCCATCCCATCGCCGTCCACGGTGTCACTGTCGACCTGTCCCTCGCGACAGACGGAGTCGAAATAACCGCGACGGTGCGTACGGCAGACCGTACCGGGGTCGAGATGGAAGCCCTGACCTGCGTCGCCACCGCCGGGCTGGCCCTCATCGACATGATCAAGGCGGTCGATCCGGCCGCCAGCATCGAGCAGGTCCGGGTGCTGCGCAAGGAGGGCGGCAAGACCGGCCTGTGGGTACGCGACGACACGCCTGAGCCTTCCCCCGCCACCGTCGTCCCAAACACCGGGACACCGCGCGCCCATGTCGTCGTCGCCTCCACCCGCGCCGCGACCGGCGTCTACGCCGACACCGGCGGTCCTCTCCTAGCTGACGGACTGCGTGCGATGGGCTGCGAGGTCACCGGCGTGACCGTCGTCCCCGACGGCGAACCGGTCCGGCAGGCGCTGCTGGCGGCGCTGGCCGACCGCCCCGACGCGATCGTCACCACCGGCGGCACCGGGATCAGCCCGACCGACCGCACCCCCGAGGTCACCCGCGCCCTGGTCGACTACGAGGTCACCGGGATCGCCGACGCCGTCCGCGCGGCCGGGGCCACCCCGCTGGCGGCGCTGTCGCGCGGGATCGCGGGCGTCGCCGGGCGCACCCTCGTCGTCAACCTCCCCGGCTCCACCGGGGGCATCCGCGACGGCCTGGCCGTGCTCGCCAAGGTGCTGCCACACGCGGTCGAGCAGCTGCGCGGCGCGGACCACGCGACGCAGCCCGGCCCGGCCGCAGGACTAGGGTCGAACCCATGA
- a CDS encoding bifunctional diguanylate cyclase/phosphodiesterase, whose protein sequence is MADQTNTSQQTDRQLRLLVGLVASLGAVIVLASLGFALTRPVGSELALRAGGMALLVMLATLTNVQVRIRSNHHNVHWADAALLVAAALLPMPWAVLAAVVGSTAARAVNRMASPMRFVFAVAKETVICGIAAAVLSLAPSAAQDPVHHLGLLALAYLAAQVADDVIALPVIALATQTSLRDRFLADPDLRWGSALVRFAVAVLTLVVLKQEPQLLIVIPVIVLSLHLTHRGRVRARAERKAWQQLAEATDALNAVQLDEVLRKAVRNAATLFSADTVEVEIRLPGLEQLVSGTHAEILYQGTPTHVPPDPARTAVVPLGGDGDSEKVGELRLCFQRPVSLSEREQLTLRAFAGALGTSVRNATSFVQLEQLADKYAHDATHDPLTGLPNRRLLRDEVTLALDTRGARRGVTALLVLDLNHFKEINDALGHGAGDQVLVTVARRLEEAAGTDALVSRLGGDEFAVLYRSVPTPALAQHRAEALLKVLQEPVEIDGMPMVVSASAGVATAPSTGGFVELLRRADIAMYQAKRTGRMVAVYAPDRDTADRTRLVVGGMLPRAVAQREFTLEFQPIVDMASGATIGAEALARWQHPDRGRVEPRSFLEPIERSGLLTAFTDAVLDQALAGAARWRAAGCRWPVAVNISPRSLLDRRLPALVATRLDDHGLPGDALMLELTESHNLSPLDVVDQVLAELTELGCELALDDFGTGYSSLSVLARIQARELKIDRSFVVQMEHSISDAAVVRSTVELANHLDLLVVAEGVERESQRQMLWKLGCTAGQGHLFAKPMPLPALMELIDSGKITQLAEPLHRPGAVVQLPQKRRNPGRGTGTGRVSDSTA, encoded by the coding sequence GTGGCCGACCAGACGAACACCTCGCAGCAGACCGATCGGCAGCTCAGACTGCTAGTCGGTCTAGTTGCGTCTCTGGGGGCGGTCATCGTCCTCGCCTCCCTGGGCTTCGCCCTCACCAGACCCGTGGGCAGCGAACTGGCGCTGCGCGCCGGCGGCATGGCCCTGCTGGTGATGCTGGCGACCCTCACCAACGTGCAGGTGCGCATCCGGTCCAACCACCACAACGTGCACTGGGCCGACGCCGCGCTCCTGGTCGCCGCCGCCCTGCTGCCGATGCCCTGGGCGGTGCTGGCCGCCGTCGTGGGCTCCACCGCCGCCAGGGCCGTGAACCGGATGGCCTCGCCGATGCGGTTCGTCTTCGCCGTGGCCAAGGAGACCGTCATCTGCGGCATCGCCGCGGCGGTGCTGTCACTCGCGCCGAGCGCGGCCCAGGACCCGGTGCACCATCTCGGCCTGCTCGCGCTGGCCTACCTGGCCGCGCAGGTGGCCGACGACGTCATCGCGCTGCCCGTCATCGCGCTGGCCACGCAGACCAGCCTGCGCGACCGCTTCCTGGCCGACCCCGACCTGCGCTGGGGCTCGGCGCTGGTGCGCTTCGCGGTGGCGGTGCTGACGCTGGTCGTGCTCAAGCAGGAACCGCAGCTGCTCATCGTCATTCCTGTGATCGTCCTCAGCCTTCACCTCACCCATCGCGGCCGGGTGCGGGCGCGGGCCGAGCGCAAGGCCTGGCAGCAGCTCGCCGAGGCGACCGACGCGCTGAACGCGGTGCAGCTGGACGAGGTGCTGCGCAAGGCCGTCCGCAACGCGGCGACGCTGTTCTCCGCCGACACGGTCGAGGTGGAGATCCGCCTGCCCGGCCTGGAGCAGCTGGTCAGCGGCACCCACGCCGAGATCCTGTACCAGGGCACCCCCACCCACGTGCCGCCGGACCCGGCCCGCACCGCGGTCGTGCCGCTGGGCGGCGACGGCGACAGCGAGAAGGTCGGCGAGCTGCGCCTGTGCTTCCAGCGCCCGGTCTCGCTGTCCGAGCGCGAGCAGCTCACCCTGCGCGCGTTCGCGGGCGCGCTGGGCACCTCGGTCCGCAACGCCACCTCGTTCGTGCAGCTCGAACAGCTCGCCGACAAGTACGCCCACGACGCGACCCACGACCCGCTCACCGGCCTGCCCAACCGGCGGCTGCTGCGCGACGAGGTCACGCTGGCCCTGGACACCCGCGGCGCCCGCCGCGGCGTGACCGCGCTGCTGGTGCTGGACCTCAACCACTTCAAGGAGATCAACGACGCCCTCGGGCACGGCGCGGGCGACCAGGTGCTGGTCACCGTGGCGCGGCGGCTGGAGGAAGCGGCCGGGACGGACGCGCTCGTGTCCCGCCTCGGCGGTGACGAGTTCGCGGTGCTGTACCGCTCGGTGCCGACCCCGGCACTGGCCCAGCACCGGGCGGAGGCGCTGCTCAAGGTGCTCCAGGAGCCGGTCGAGATCGACGGCATGCCGATGGTGGTGTCGGCGAGCGCCGGTGTCGCCACCGCCCCGTCCACCGGCGGCTTCGTAGAGCTGCTGCGCCGCGCCGACATCGCGATGTACCAGGCCAAGCGCACCGGGCGGATGGTCGCGGTGTACGCACCCGACCGCGACACCGCCGACCGCACCCGTCTGGTCGTCGGCGGCATGCTGCCGCGCGCCGTGGCCCAGCGCGAGTTCACGCTGGAGTTCCAGCCGATCGTCGACATGGCCAGCGGCGCCACCATCGGCGCCGAGGCGCTGGCCCGCTGGCAGCACCCCGACCGCGGCCGGGTCGAGCCGCGCAGCTTCCTGGAGCCGATCGAGCGGTCCGGCCTGCTGACCGCGTTCACCGACGCGGTGCTCGACCAGGCCCTCGCCGGGGCGGCCCGGTGGCGGGCGGCCGGATGCCGCTGGCCGGTCGCGGTGAACATCTCCCCGCGCAGCCTGCTCGACCGGCGGCTGCCCGCCCTGGTCGCCACCCGCCTCGACGACCACGGCCTGCCCGGCGACGCGCTCATGCTGGAGCTGACCGAGTCGCACAACCTGAGCCCGCTGGACGTCGTCGACCAGGTGCTGGCCGAGCTGACCGAGCTCGGCTGCGAGCTGGCCCTGGACGACTTCGGCACCGGCTACTCCTCGCTGTCGGTGCTGGCCCGCATCCAGGCCCGCGAGCTGAAGATCGACCGCTCGTTCGTGGTGCAGATGGAGCACAGCATCAGCGACGCCGCCGTCGTGCGCTCCACCGTGGAGCTGGCCAACCACCTCGACCTGCTGGTCGTCGCGGAGGGCGTGGAGCGGGAGAGCCAGCGGCAGATGCTGTGGAAGCTCGGCTGCACCGCCGGGCAGGGCCACCTGTTCGCCAAGCCGATGCCGCTGCCCGCGCTGATGGAGCTGATCGACAGCGGCAAGATCACTCAGTTGGCCGAGCCGCTGCACCGGCCGGGCGCGGTGGTGCAGCTGCCGCAGAAGCGGCGCAACCCCGGGCGTGGCACCGGCACCGGGCGGGTGTCAGACTCCACGGCATGA
- a CDS encoding DUF190 domain-containing protein translates to MSALRLTVVVGEDDRVAHRPLYTEIVHRAHRAGLAGATVLRGVEGYGRSARIHTDRLLSLSAELPMFVVIVDAAEKVRAFLPELAELGVDGLVTVEPVELVDLGDLP, encoded by the coding sequence GTGAGCGCGTTGCGGCTGACGGTGGTCGTCGGCGAGGACGACCGGGTGGCCCATCGGCCGCTCTACACCGAGATCGTGCACCGGGCGCACCGGGCCGGGCTGGCGGGCGCGACGGTGCTGCGCGGCGTCGAGGGATACGGGCGGTCCGCGCGGATCCATACCGACCGGCTGCTGTCGCTCTCGGCGGAGCTGCCGATGTTCGTGGTCATCGTGGACGCGGCCGAGAAGGTGCGGGCGTTCCTGCCGGAGCTGGCCGAGCTCGGCGTCGACGGGCTGGTCACGGTGGAGCCGGTGGAGCTGGTCGACCTGGGGGACCTGCCGTGA
- a CDS encoding CrcB family protein, with product MRRGQWDVLGVISAGGVLGALARYGLGVAFPQPPDGFPWTVFAINVLGCGLIGVLMVLVTHVYPGRRLLRPFVGTGVLGGFTTFSTYTVDIVRLLHAGAPGTALAYLAGTLVSALLAVYGGTVLTRWAVRR from the coding sequence ATGCGGCGCGGACAGTGGGACGTGCTCGGCGTCATCTCCGCCGGGGGTGTGCTCGGCGCGCTCGCCCGCTACGGGCTAGGGGTCGCGTTCCCGCAGCCGCCGGACGGGTTCCCGTGGACCGTCTTCGCGATCAACGTGCTCGGGTGCGGGCTCATCGGCGTGCTGATGGTGCTGGTCACGCACGTGTATCCGGGGCGGCGCCTGCTGCGGCCGTTCGTCGGCACCGGCGTGCTGGGCGGGTTCACCACCTTCTCGACGTATACCGTCGACATCGTGCGGCTGCTGCACGCCGGAGCTCCGGGCACGGCGCTGGCCTACCTGGCCGGCACGCTCGTGTCGGCCCTGCTCGCGGTGTACGGCGGGACGGTGCTGACGCGATGGGCGGTGCGGCGGTGA